GGGGTCTTCGAGGCGGCTTCAAATGGCGAGGTCGACATTATCTCCTCTGCTTATGCTTCATCGGGGAAGCAGTTCCCTGCTCAGGTACTACTTGGCCCTCTCTCTATCGTTTAAAGTCCTCACTCTTTGCTCCCCCGAGTGTGCCGTAGCTTCTTCCTCAGCATGTGATCTTGTTTGTTCAGGTCCAAGTTAGCAGAATTTGGCACTGTCATCCACTTTCTGAAGGAGAATTCCGTGGGGCCATTGAAGGCAACTACTTCAGTGGCCACAAGTTCAATTTCGGTCTCTCCTATGATCAGGTCAGGAATATGCCTTTTCTTAACTATACCATATGACCGATGATGAATGGTAATAGCCTTGGAAGCAGAACTCATCCTTCCAACTTCCTCACGTCCAGGTTCACCagcttctttgtttgtttgacTCCAGAAAGATCGGAGATTTGAAAGATACAGTTTTTAATTCATGCGCGACAACTGAATTTGTAGAAAGACGTCCTATACCTTTGCATCTTGATGGAAAAGTAGAAGGCGCTCATTTGGCAGACACAGATGCTGAAGTCGAGTCATCTTACCCGGCCACAGAGTTGCCCGGATATTCTGAGAGATCTCTTCCAGAAGATTGTTTTTCTCTGGTTTCTGAAACAATGGACAAGTCAAGCCCTGCCAGAATCTCGTCTGATACTCTTAGTCTTGCTTGCTCTTCGCCTTCTCAAACAAGACAGAAATTGCATGAAGTTGAAACTCAGTGTGCCGATGCTTTAGGAAGTCAGTTGATCCAACTTCATGGCATCGCAGAAGATAATGCTCGTCCTTGTTTGAATGCTGACCTTGGTGATTTCATACCTTTGTCCTTCCATGACGATGTGAACGCGCCAGAAGACGAAGATGAAGACGAATCCGTGATACCTAGTTTATGGTCAGACGACCTCTGCTTCAAGCCATACAATCCAATTATTTCGGGTGTTGATGGTTCTGTGGATCCATGTGAACTCCCTACCTTAGATCCACAAAAAAGTCTGTTCCCTACGATTGGTGAATCATCCTCTGCAATCATCCCTTTACGAATCATGACAGACCACCAAATGAAGGAAGATGACGATCACTTGAATTCTCTCTCAGGCAGCCAAGAGAACAGTATTTCAGAAGACACTGATAACTTTCCCTGCGTCAAGTGTCTGTATTCTGACTCGTTACTCCCGAGCGAGAAAGGTAGCGTCTTCTCTCGTTTGACGAAAGGAACCATACAAGAAAAGCATGATCCCGATGATGGGGTAACATCAGTTGATGACATTATGGAAAAGTTGCAACTGAAGCGTGAGGCTTGGATGAACACGGCAAAAGATCAAAATACTGCTCTGAAGTCTGGGGCTGTGAATAATTCGAGAAAGAGTGTGTTCAAGCGGCTAGGTTTGCCTTTGGAAACCAGCGGATCAGAAGGGCAATGTGTTTGGGAGGTGTCGATGGGAGGCAGCAAGTGCGccaggaagaagagaaaacacgAAGTACTGTGACAGCACCGCACTTCGGAGTTAAAATAATGCACATTATCACATGATTGACTAGAGTAGCTCAGTGGATACCTGGGCCCCTCATGGCTGAATGGAAGAACCAAGATTAAATTGTAGTAGGCAAGGAGTGGAACTAATGGCATGAGTAGTGGACGGGGTCGAGATAATGTCCTGTCCAATGAAAGTCTGCAAAAAGTACGCCACTGAGTTCAGTGTTTGGTGAAATCTACCCTGTGTTGGTGAGAGTTTTGCCAAAAAATACTAAAAGCATCATATAAACTGAAACGGTAGGGCAGACTTATAAATATGAATACTATTAGGCCATTGTGCTAGAGTTTATGTCAGACATGTTCCGTATATTATCATAGCACCGGAATATACACATTTTGGTGAGTGATATAAGAAGCATAAGTATATGATCTCCTCATTTCAAATCAATGTCATGCTACACATAACCATAGAGACTCAAAAACACTTAGGATCTGTTTAGCAACTgccaaattctgaaaatttatattcttttattcctgAGAGTAAATTAAAttcatttagtaaattttttattcttgagaatagatttgaagtagaatcgagaagttaaaaaagttgattatttatTCACGggacaattctagaatcaaagccaacctattttttttatattttctcttctttcttctagttcttattctctctcttcttcttcaactgccgccgccgcccacaACCGACGGTCACTGACGAGTCTCGCTTGGGCCTCCTTGACCACCAGTGAGGCTTGCCCAACCCCGACAAGGCTCAATCGAGCTCGTCCAACTACCAGCAGGGCTCAACCTCGCTAGGCTATCGCAAGCttagccttgctagatctaggtgtgagcgaggtcaagccttgctcaGCCATGGATCAACCTGAGCCTCGTTTAGCTCCTAGCGACGCTTCAATGAGGTCATCAGTCCTCGTCTGGCGGTCACTAGTCATCCCAAGACCGACgattgaagaagaagggaaagaaaagaccaaaaaaaaaaaaaaaaggataaaattatttaaaaattaaaaaatatatatttgaaatagaaattctaagGATAAAAGATTAAACGCATTTATTtcgggaattgaaattttaaacaattgtcaaatggtttaaaatgcttagaaattattacCGAAAAAGAAAGCCTTTATCAAACGTTCACTTAAAATCTAGGCAGAAACATTTAGAATCGATATAAAAGCTGCCCTCTCTTCTCCTCCCCTAGAAGAAAGGGAGTGAACCAAGAAACTACAAGGGAAAACAAAGCGCAACCCACTTCAACCAACGTCCACCCCATTTTACTGGAATGAGCCAAGCCATTACCAAGGTCATATCACATGCATATACAAGCTGCTACTCAATGTATGACTACCAAATTCATACTTCATCTGCTTAAACAGAAAAGGGTGACTTAGATTGTAATACAAAAACATTCTAAAATGGCGGATCTTACACCATCCGACATCTTATGAGAAATCGATAAATCTAGAGTGGAGACAAAGCAAGCACAATCAATCATAGGGATGGAGACACAGACTGCAATCTTTTATTGCTCAGCGTTTTTATTGCTTCCTCGTCAAAGAAGTCCTGAAGAGCAATCATCTGTATCGAACTGCTCTTCAAGCTCCTTATTGCCTCTACACTTGCCAAAGCTCCAGCAACAGTTGTTATTATGGGAACCTTATAGGCAAGGGCCATCCTTCTCAGATGTCGTCCGTCAATCGAGTCAAGTGCATCACCGGAACTAGTTATCACCATCAACTGAATTTCTCCATTAGCAATCATATCACCTGCATGGGGTCGCCCCTCATGCATCTTCAGCACTCGTTCTGCTGGAATACCCGCTAATTCAAGAACATGAGCTGTCCCTGAAGTTGAGATAATTTTAAAACCAAGATCCAGAAAAGCTTTTGCAATCCTCTCAAGGTGGGGCTTTGTCAAGTCATTCAAGCTGAGGAAGACAGTCCCAGAAAGAGGTAGCTTCTGCCCAGCAGCAATTTGAGCTTTTGCAAATGCAACAGGAAACTCATAATCAATACCCATGACCTCACCAGTGCTACGCATTTCAGGCCCCAACAGAACATCACATCCTTGGAACTTTTCAAAGGGCAGAACTGCTTCCTTTACAGAGACGTGCCGGGGGACAACCTCATTAGTGAAATTTAGTTCATGAAGAGATTTCCCAGACATGACAAGGGAAGCGTACTTCGCTAATGGGTGTCCAATTGCCTTAGACACAAATGGGACTGTCCGGGAAGCACGTGGATTTGCTTCAAGCAAGAATACCTCTCCAGAAAGTGTTATTGCGTACTGACAATTCATAAGCCCACAAACGTTGAGCCTCTTTGCCAACTTTGTTGTCCAAGACCTAATTGTTGCCAAGCACGAAGGTGGTATTGTTTTTGTAGGAAGAGAACATGCTGAGTCACCAGAATGGACCCCTGCCTGCTCAATGTGCTCCATGATCCCACCAATCACCACATTTCCATTTAAGTCTGCAAGTGCATCAACATCAATCTCAATGGCATCTGATAAATACTTGTCTATCAATACAGGACGCTCTGGGTCCACCTCCACAGCATTTTCCAGGTATGTCACAAGCTTGTCATCACTGTACACTATTTCCATCGCTCGGCCACCCAAAACATAGGAAGGCCGAACGACAACTGGATATCCGATATCTTTTGCAATGGAAAGAGCATCATCTTCGCATTTGGCAATCCCTCCTTTAGGCTGCTCAATTTGTAACTCCTTCAGAATTGCATTGAATCTCTCCCGGTCCTCCGCAGCATCTATAGAATCAGGGGATGTGCCCCATATGCGAACAAGCCCAGCCCCACTGGCACTTGTTGGCCTATGCTCATCTAGATACTGCTGGATAGGGAGGGCCAGCTTCAACGGTGTTTGACCCCCAAACTGAACAATGATTCCATCTGGTCTCTCCAGATCAATAATATTCAAGACATCTTCAATTGTCAACGGCTCGAAGTAGAGACGGTCACTTGTGTCATAATCAGTGGATACTGTCTCAGGATTTGAGTTCATCATAATTGTCTCATACCCTGCATCCTGCAACATAAGAGAAAATGCTTTGAAAAATACAGCCAGAAGAGAGGTGAAAACATTTAGAAGAGTATAGCATTTACAGCAAAAAGGTATATACTTGCACGACAGGGAGTATTATCCAGTGACATGATCTCGACAATTCTTATGATACAAAAATGGTTGGATATAATTGAATGCAGAGTGGCATAGAAAAGGGGgccataaaattttacaaagaTCTACTCTCCAGTACTCTAAGATgtggaagaaaatattcaatgagATTATCACAACCATACTTTTCCCATTGGCAGAAAATCCCTCACTGATAACCTAACCACAGCACACTAAGATCTGGCAACAAGAAAAGATTCAATGAGATCGAGATAACCAAAAGACCTAGGGACATGCAGcacaacaaaaaaaacaaaccacACTTTTCCCGTTGAGGGAAAATCCCTCGCTGATATCCTAACTTCACTGCACGAGAATTTACTTAAAAACTTGACATGTACAATGGATACAGAATAAAAATGTAACTCCGCAGGATGAAAGGACATATCATGAAGATAAGGCAAACCTGAAGAGCAAAGGATGTGTGACAGCAGCAATAGTCGAATTCAATCCCTTGACCTATCCTGTTTGGTCCTCCACCTAAGATCAAAACCTTCCTCTTTTGGGTTGGAGCTGACTCACATTCAAAATCATAGGATGAGTACATATAAGGAGTGTTTGCCTCAAATTCAGCTGCACAAGTATCCACACGCTTATATGCTGGTTTAACACCCAAAGACAGCCGCTTCTTTCTGATTTCCTTCTCAGTTGAATTAGTTGCAAAGGCAATCTGCTTGTCACTAAAACCTCTCCGCTTCACCTCGTAAAAATCATCCTTTGTCAGATTTGACAAGGAACGAGAAAGAAGATACTGTTCTATATCAATGAGCTCCTTAAGCTGTGTGAGGAACCACTTGTCAATGTCAGTCACCTCATGAATATCATCGACTTTCATACCCCTCTTCATTGCGGCATATATGGCATGAATTCGATCTGGGTTAGGGACCCTTAGGCTGTATTTCAACTGGTCCCAATCCCAATCAAGTTCCTTTACCTGAGCACACCCCCACCCAGAGTAGCCTAATTCCAAGGATCGAACTGCTTTCTGAAAAGATTCCTGAAAGGTACGGCCTAATGCCATTGACTCACCAACAGACTTCATCTGGGTTGTAAGAATTGGTTGTGACCCAGGGAATTTCTCAAATGCAAACCGAGGGATCTGCATCAGAAAAAGATGGAGATATAATTAAAGGAAGACTGACAAAACTAAGACAACTTCTGTTCAAGTTATGTGCTTTCAACAAGTTACACGATATCACTAGAGAAAGCTCAAGGCACAGGTATAAGCAGAGACAAAATCTGGCTATTTCCGCTGTAAATATACTCCATACAGGGAGAAGGAAACACAAAACAAGAGCAACGAATAGAATAAGGGGATCCTTACTTTAGTCACCACATAATCGATAGATGGCTCGAAACTAGCCGGTGTCTTCTTGGTAATGTCATTTGGAATCTGATCCAACGAATATCCGACGGATAATTTTGCAGCCATCTTGGCAATGGGAAAGCCGGTAGCTTTGGATGCTAGAGCAGAG
The window above is part of the Eucalyptus grandis isolate ANBG69807.140 chromosome 6, ASM1654582v1, whole genome shotgun sequence genome. Proteins encoded here:
- the LOC104451024 gene encoding uncharacterized protein LOC104451024 isoform X1 encodes the protein MGRSARTRPGFGDTRRRASRGELPEVGAIFMSNASTKEECLEKRLFGLPHSHVDFVRRVKAGMILFLFEYEQRELHGVFEAASNGEVDIISSAYASSGKQFPAQVQVSRIWHCHPLSEGEFRGAIEGNYFSGHKFNFGLSYDQVHQLLCLFDSRKIGDLKDTVFNSCATTEFVERRPIPLHLDGKVEGAHLADTDAEVESSYPATELPGYSERSLPEDCFSLVSETMDKSSPARISSDTLSLACSSPSQTRQKLHEVETQCADALGSQLIQLHGIAEDNARPCLNADLGDFIPLSFHDDVNAPEDEDEDESVIPSLWSDDLCFKPYNPIISGVDGSVDPCELPTLDPQKSLFPTIGESSSAIIPLRIMTDHQMKEDDDHLNSLSGSQENSISEDTDNFPCVKCLYSDSLLPSEKGSVFSRLTKGTIQEKHDPDDGVTSVDDIMEKLQLKREAWMNTAKDQNTALKSGAVNNSRKSVFKRLGLPLETSGSEGQCVWEVSMGGSKCARKKRKHEVL
- the LOC104451024 gene encoding uncharacterized protein LOC104451024 isoform X2; the protein is MSNASTKEECLEKRLFGLPHSHVDFVRRVKAGMILFLFEYEQRELHGVFEAASNGEVDIISSAYASSGKQFPAQVQVSRIWHCHPLSEGEFRGAIEGNYFSGHKFNFGLSYDQVHQLLCLFDSRKIGDLKDTVFNSCATTEFVERRPIPLHLDGKVEGAHLADTDAEVESSYPATELPGYSERSLPEDCFSLVSETMDKSSPARISSDTLSLACSSPSQTRQKLHEVETQCADALGSQLIQLHGIAEDNARPCLNADLGDFIPLSFHDDVNAPEDEDEDESVIPSLWSDDLCFKPYNPIISGVDGSVDPCELPTLDPQKSLFPTIGESSSAIIPLRIMTDHQMKEDDDHLNSLSGSQENSISEDTDNFPCVKCLYSDSLLPSEKGSVFSRLTKGTIQEKHDPDDGVTSVDDIMEKLQLKREAWMNTAKDQNTALKSGAVNNSRKSVFKRLGLPLETSGSEGQCVWEVSMGGSKCARKKRKHEVL
- the LOC104451025 gene encoding carbamoyl-phosphate synthase large chain, chloroplastic, whose protein sequence is MGFCMNRLSSKSLFTPPSSSFSSSSSSSSSRPLQFRFLFYSPKDLSSSSSSSKISPFSSPKLLSKLWPAPPLRKPTICAAPAAGSADHELLHGAPAKLGKRTDLKKIMILGAGPIVIGQACEFDYSGTQACKALKEEGYEVVLINSNPATIMTDPDLADKTYITPMTPELVEQVLEKERPDALLPTMGGQTALNLAVALAESGVLEKYGVELIGAKLDAIKKAEDRDLFKQAMKTIGIKTPPSGIGNTLDECIEIAHEIGEFPLIIRPAFTLGGTGGGIAYNKEEFETICKAGLAASLTRQVLVEKSLLGWKEYELEVMRDLADNVVIICSIENIDAMGVHTGDSITVAPAQTLTDKEYQRLRDYSIAIIREIGVECGGSNVQFAVNPVDGEVMVIEMNPRVSRSSALASKATGFPIAKMAAKLSVGYSLDQIPNDITKKTPASFEPSIDYVVTKIPRFAFEKFPGSQPILTTQMKSVGESMALGRTFQESFQKAVRSLELGYSGWGCAQVKELDWDWDQLKYSLRVPNPDRIHAIYAAMKRGMKVDDIHEVTDIDKWFLTQLKELIDIEQYLLSRSLSNLTKDDFYEVKRRGFSDKQIAFATNSTEKEIRKKRLSLGVKPAYKRVDTCAAEFEANTPYMYSSYDFECESAPTQKRKVLILGGGPNRIGQGIEFDYCCCHTSFALQDAGYETIMMNSNPETVSTDYDTSDRLYFEPLTIEDVLNIIDLERPDGIIVQFGGQTPLKLALPIQQYLDEHRPTSASGAGLVRIWGTSPDSIDAAEDRERFNAILKELQIEQPKGGIAKCEDDALSIAKDIGYPVVVRPSYVLGGRAMEIVYSDDKLVTYLENAVEVDPERPVLIDKYLSDAIEIDVDALADLNGNVVIGGIMEHIEQAGVHSGDSACSLPTKTIPPSCLATIRSWTTKLAKRLNVCGLMNCQYAITLSGEVFLLEANPRASRTVPFVSKAIGHPLAKYASLVMSGKSLHELNFTNEVVPRHVSVKEAVLPFEKFQGCDVLLGPEMRSTGEVMGIDYEFPVAFAKAQIAAGQKLPLSGTVFLSLNDLTKPHLERIAKAFLDLGFKIISTSGTAHVLELAGIPAERVLKMHEGRPHAGDMIANGEIQLMVITSSGDALDSIDGRHLRRMALAYKVPIITTVAGALASVEAIRSLKSSSIQMIALQDFFDEEAIKTLSNKRLQSVSPSL